One Pseudomonas muyukensis DNA segment encodes these proteins:
- a CDS encoding glutathione S-transferase has protein sequence MLKIWGRKNSSNVRKALWIAHELGLDFEAIDAGGAFGVVNDPDYRARNPNGLVPMLEDGDLVLWESNAIVRYLCAEYGAEQGWYLDDPRQRALADKWMDWTTSSLAGPFRPLFWGLLRTPEEQRDWVAINAAHKQCAELLSIADATLAKQPYLSGKQIGMGDIPLGSFIYAWFEMPIERPAMYHLEAWYERLKQRPAYQAAVMTALT, from the coding sequence ATGCTGAAGATCTGGGGCCGCAAGAACTCGAGCAATGTGCGCAAGGCGCTGTGGATCGCCCACGAACTGGGCCTGGACTTCGAAGCCATCGACGCCGGCGGCGCCTTTGGCGTGGTCAACGACCCCGACTACCGTGCCCGCAACCCCAACGGCCTGGTGCCCATGCTCGAAGACGGCGACCTGGTGCTGTGGGAGTCGAACGCCATCGTTCGCTACCTGTGCGCCGAATATGGCGCCGAGCAGGGCTGGTACCTCGACGATCCTCGCCAGCGCGCCCTGGCCGACAAATGGATGGACTGGACCACATCGTCCCTCGCCGGCCCTTTCCGTCCGCTGTTCTGGGGCCTGCTGCGCACCCCTGAAGAGCAGCGCGACTGGGTGGCGATCAACGCCGCGCACAAGCAGTGCGCCGAGCTGCTGAGCATCGCCGACGCCACCCTGGCCAAGCAGCCGTACCTGTCAGGCAAGCAGATCGGCATGGGCGACATCCCCCTGGGCAGCTTCATCTACGCCTGGTTCGAAATGCCCATCGAACGCCCAGCCATGTACCACCTCGAGGCCTGGTATGAGCGCCTGAAACAGCGCCCCGCCTACCAGGCGGCGGTGATGACCGCGCTGACCTGA
- a CDS encoding ABC transporter permease yields MSVELRTNWVALNTIVYREVRRFLRIWPQTLLPPAITMVLYFVIFGNLIGRQIGAMGGFTYMEYIVPGLIMMSVITNSYGNVVSSFFGSKFQRSIEELMVSPVSPHTILVGYVLGGVLRGLAVGVIVTILSMFFTHLQVHHLGVTVVVVLLTATIFSLLGFVNAVFARNFDDISIIPTFVLTPLTYLGGVFYSINLLPPFWQTVSLANPVLHMVNSFRYGILGVSDISIGTAISFMLVATAVLYALCVRLLVSGRGMRA; encoded by the coding sequence ATGAGCGTGGAACTGCGCACCAACTGGGTCGCCCTGAATACCATCGTCTACCGCGAGGTGCGGCGTTTCCTGCGCATCTGGCCGCAGACCCTGCTGCCGCCAGCGATCACCATGGTCCTGTACTTCGTGATCTTCGGTAACCTGATCGGCCGGCAGATCGGCGCCATGGGCGGCTTTACCTACATGGAGTACATCGTGCCGGGGCTGATCATGATGTCGGTGATCACCAACTCCTACGGCAACGTGGTGTCGAGCTTCTTCGGCAGCAAGTTCCAGCGCTCCATCGAGGAGCTGATGGTCTCGCCGGTGTCACCGCACACCATCCTCGTCGGCTATGTGCTGGGCGGCGTGCTGCGCGGGTTGGCGGTGGGGGTGATCGTGACCATCCTGTCGATGTTCTTCACCCACCTGCAGGTGCACCACCTGGGGGTGACCGTCGTCGTGGTGTTGTTGACCGCGACCATCTTCTCGTTGCTGGGCTTCGTCAACGCCGTGTTCGCGCGTAACTTCGACGATATCTCGATCATCCCGACCTTCGTGCTGACGCCGCTGACCTACCTGGGTGGGGTGTTCTACTCGATCAACCTGCTGCCGCCGTTCTGGCAGACCGTGTCGCTGGCCAACCCGGTACTGCACATGGTCAACTCGTTCCGCTACGGCATCCTAGGGGTGTCGGATATCAGCATTGGCACCGCGATCAGCTTCATGCTGGTGGCTACCGCCGTGCTCTATGCGCTGTGCGTGCGCCTGCTGGTCAGCGGCCGCGGCATGCGCGCCTGA
- a CDS encoding ABC transporter ATP-binding protein has product MSSALSIRQLTKTYGNGFQALKGIDLDVSEGDFFALLGPNGAGKSTTIGILSTLVNKTSGTVNVFGNDLDRSPAALKRCLGVVPQEFNFNQFEKTFDIVVTQAGYYGIPPKLAKERAEQYLTQLGLWDKRDVQSRSLSGGMKRRLMIARALIHEPRLLILDEPTAGVDIELRRSMWSFLTELNQKGITIILTTHYLEEAEQLCRNIGIIDHGTIVENTSMRQLLGKLHVETFVLDLKRDLPAAPELQGYPCRLITPHTLEVQVDKDIGITALFGQLALKNIEVQSLRNKTNRLEELFVSLVEKNLSKVAV; this is encoded by the coding sequence ATGAGTTCCGCCCTGTCCATCCGACAGCTGACCAAGACCTACGGCAACGGTTTCCAGGCCCTCAAGGGCATCGACCTGGACGTCTCCGAAGGCGACTTCTTCGCCTTGCTCGGCCCCAACGGCGCGGGCAAATCCACCACCATCGGCATTCTCTCGACCCTGGTGAACAAGACCAGCGGCACGGTCAACGTGTTCGGCAACGACCTGGACCGGTCGCCCGCGGCGCTCAAGCGCTGCCTGGGCGTGGTGCCCCAGGAGTTCAACTTCAACCAGTTCGAGAAGACCTTCGACATCGTCGTGACCCAGGCCGGCTACTACGGCATCCCGCCCAAGCTGGCCAAGGAGCGCGCCGAACAGTACCTGACCCAGCTCGGCCTGTGGGACAAGCGCGACGTGCAATCGCGGTCGTTGTCCGGCGGCATGAAGCGCCGGTTGATGATTGCCCGGGCGCTGATCCACGAGCCGCGCCTGTTGATTCTCGACGAGCCGACCGCCGGGGTGGACATCGAGCTGCGCCGCTCGATGTGGAGCTTCCTCACCGAGCTCAACCAGAAGGGCATCACCATCATCCTCACCACCCATTACCTCGAAGAGGCCGAGCAGCTGTGCCGCAACATCGGCATCATCGACCACGGCACCATCGTCGAGAACACCAGCATGCGCCAGCTGCTGGGCAAGCTGCACGTCGAGACCTTCGTGCTCGACCTCAAGCGCGACCTGCCCGCCGCCCCTGAGCTGCAAGGCTATCCGTGCCGGTTGATCACCCCGCACACCCTCGAGGTGCAGGTGGACAAGGACATCGGCATCACCGCGCTGTTCGGCCAGCTGGCACTGAAGAACATCGAGGTGCAGAGCCTGCGCAACAAGACCAATCGACTCGAGGAGCTGTTCGTGTCCCTGGTGGAAAAGAACCTGTCGAAGGTGGCCGTATGA